One window from the genome of Numida meleagris isolate 19003 breed g44 Domestic line chromosome 24, NumMel1.0, whole genome shotgun sequence encodes:
- the RUSC1 gene encoding RUN and SH3 domain-containing protein 1 gives MLAPKKGLLCNLNHIHLQHISLGLHLSRHPELQDTMGRGDQKCCSSCRESCEQVDANSNNPSLKCHCCESHAELPVTLGLQNQAAPEDFPCLDAGEEAASPCDPASTSSSVSSCSDFSLDDSPVSVYYRGFSAEGSQSLTDLPGAVPSEDAQDGQLLPGTGDGRDVNLNPAVLQGAEESPDSLCSSSSLDSQYDETSPGAAVQQNTDTCIDLDPNCNPLPDPDVAPPAPAVPCRWEQSPSSAPEPRPRVSSVPPPIPPRPKRRLQLLNGHGAERPALPARPAAPEPGAELCRDAAKKNITSFHELAQKRKRNAAGIAPIPARVDRSDWLIVFSPDTELPPHSELLPSATGRDPAQPQQDWGVRPSSSGQREVTTFKELRYRSASNRPKAQPAAPQRPPAPQGGLDGSGWGSPAAPGGRLPAPPEAHQARRRPRPALQPIAEGRPRDAELPLQSRPGERSGCDTRTWRSGGSGGDPRGSGEAEHGEENHQEARPSPPAAGAPGAAQPHGDGPEGRRGALAEQKKALLIAVSTAVDKVIAHFSSARNVVQKAQLGDSWLSPDVGYLLLHTLCPALYGLVEDGLKPFQKDVITGQRRNSPWSVVEASVKTGPNTRSLHNLCWRVAGLAPLSSTRQKFHAFILGLLNTKQLEQWVSHLQNSPGVISVLYFPTAFFALSQGPLPHLADELLLLIQPLSVLTFHLDLLFEHHHLSVDVRPLSRRLESPPSPARHFAQGAAQPLEGQSGAAGASLEDELPPDTLGRAPAAEESPRAECQAAARSPLPGPQVGAALQQTFQHVLRWGDQLSRAFLGADSSPGAVRPEAGPWDTGAGPSGWWAQLSQASRIYAAPSKERFPFVWWTKLRTAAGDSSPGQAARPQTPLREPKSTELQLLQTKAIPELCSPNSSGSADTSGTSSPEDLVLLTGAPSPPAGPAAGEKPLAASPEPGAGRSQAAPPDPGASSPGPDRGSWLGRLFGASSPSARSSPPSPDAISVRSRRPSSWLAPSSRVLAVVVKGLAAEKNRAPEQPERKVSNSPQTHRAVRALCDHTGAADGHLSFQKGDILQLLSTVDEDWIRCCHGNSTGLVPVGYTSLIL, from the exons ATGCTGGCTCCGAAGAAAGGGCTGCTGTGCAACCTCAACCACATCCACCTGCAGCACATCTCCCTGGGGCTGCACCTCTCCCGGCACCCGGAGCTCCAGGACACCATGGGGCGGGGGGAccagaagtgctgcagcagctgtcgGGAGAGCTGCGAGCAAGTGGATGCCAATTCCAACAATCCCTCCTTGAAATGCCACTGCTGCGAGTCCCACGCCGAGCTGCCCGTGACGCTGGGCCTGCAGAACCAGGCGGCTCCAGAGGATTTCCCCTGCTTGGACGCCGGGGAGGAGGCGGCCTCTCCTTGTGATCCGGCTTCCACCTCCTCCTCGGTCAGCAGCTGCTCGGATTTCAGCCTGGATGATTCCCCGGTGTCCGTGTACTACAGAGGGTTCTCGGCAGAAGGGTCCCAATCCCTTACAGATCTGCCCGGCGCCGTTCCCTCGGAAGATGCGCAGGATggacagctgctgcctgggacAGGCGATGGAAGAGACGTCAACCTCAACCCAGCGGTGCTCCAGGGAGCGGAGGAGAGCCCCGacagcctctgcagcagcagctcgcTCGACTCTCAGTACGACGAAACCTCTCCCGGTGCGGCCGTGCAGCAGAACACGGACACCTGTATTGACCTCGACCCCAACTGCAACCCCCTGCCCGACCCCGACGTCGCGCCTCCGGCACCGGCCGTGCCGTGCCGCTGGGAGCAGAGCCCGAGCAGCGCTCCCGAGCCGCGGCCGCGGGTGAGCAGCGTTCCCCCTCCCATCCCACCGCGGCCCAAGaggcggctgcagctcctcaacGGGCACGGAGCAGAGCGGCCGGCCCTGCCCGCGAGGCCAGCAGCGCCAGAACCCggcgctgagctctgcagagacgCGGCCAAGAAGAACATCACCTCCTTCCACGAGCTCGCccaaaagaggaagaggaacgCCGCCGGGATCGCTCCCATCCCAGCCAGGGTGGACCGGAGCGACTGGCTGATCGTGTTCTCACCCGACACCGAGCTGCCGCCCCACAGCGAGCTCCTGCCCAGCGCCACGGGCCGGGACCCAGCGCAGCCCCAGCAGGACTGGGGGGTGAGACCTTCCAGCTCCGGGCAGAGGGAGGTCACCACGTTCAAGGAGCTGCGCTACCGCAGTGCCTCCAACAGACCCAAGGCTCAGCCggcagccccacagcgcccACCCGCACCCCAGGGGGGGTTGGATGGCTCCGGCTGGGGGTCACCCGCGGCTCCGGGGGGACGGCTGCCAGCACCCCCCGAAGCCCACCAAGCGCGGAGGAGACCCCGACCTGCACTGCAGCCCATCGCGGAGGGACGGCCGCGGGATGCCGAGCTGCCCCTGCAGAGCCGCCCTGGGGAGCGCTCCGGCTGCGACACGCGGACCTGGAGGAGCGGGGGGTCCGGTGGGGACCCGCGGGGGTCGGGAGAGGCTGAGCACGGAGAGGAGAATCATCAGGAGG cccggccctcCCCACCCGCCGCCGGAGCTCCGGGCGCAGCGCAGCCTCACGGGGACGGCCCGGAGGGACGGCGCGGTGCTCTGGCGGAGCAGAAGAAAG CTCTGCTGATCGCCGTCAGCACCGCCGTGGATAAGGTCATCGCCCACTTCAGCTCCGCACGGAACGTGGTGCAGAAG GCCCAGCTCGGGGACAGCTGGCTCAGCCCTGATGTGGGCTACCTGCTGCTGCACACCCTCTGCCCCGCACTGTACGGCCTGGTGGAGGACGGGCTGAAGCCCTTCCAGAAGGATGTCATCACAGGACAGAGGAGGAACTCCCCTTGGAGCGTGGTGGAAGCCTCCGTGAAGACGG GCCCCAACACCCGCTCTCTCCACAACCTGTGCTGGCGTGTGGCTGGGCTGGCCCctctcagcagcaccaggcagaaGTTTCATGCCTTTATCCTTGGCCTTTTGAA TACGAAGCAGCTGGAGCAGTGGGTCTCTCACCTGCAGAATAGCCCAG GTGTCATCTCCGTGCTGTATTTTCCTACGGCTTTCTTTGCTCTGAGCCAAGGCCCTCTCCCCCATCTTGCCGAcgaactgctgctgctcatccaGCCCCTCTCGGTGCTGACCTTCCACCTCGACCTGCTCTTCGAGCACCATCACCTCTCCGTGGATGTAAGACCTTTGTCACGTCGGCTGGAGTCACCCCCGTCTCCCGCCCGTCACTTTGCTCAGGGGGCTGCGCAGCCGCTGGAGGGCCAAAGCGGCGCTGCGGGGGCCAGCCTGGAAGATGAGCTACCCCCTGATACTCTGGGGAGGGCACCCGCAGCAGAGGAGAGCCCACGGGCCGAGTGCCAAGCAGCCGCGCGCAGCCCGCTGCCCGGCCCGCAGGTgggggctgccctgcagcagacCTTCCAGCACGTGCTGCGCTGGGGCGACCAGCTCAGCCGCGCTTTCCTGGGAGCTGACAGCTCCCCGGGGGCCGTCAGGCCCGAGGCAGGCCCTTGGGATACAGGGGCTGGCCCCAGCGGCTGGTGGGCCCAGCTGAGCCAGGCCTCCAGGATTTACGCTGCTCCCAGCAAGGAAAGGTTCCCCTTCGTCTGGTGGACAAAGCTGCGGACGGCTGCAGGGGATTCCAGCCCTGGGCAAGCGGCTCGACCCCAAACCCCTCTGAGAGAGCCTaaaagcactgagctgcagctgcttcagaCCAAAGCTATCCCTGAACTCTGCAGCCCGAACTCCAGCGGCAGCGCTGACACCTCCGGGACCTCTTCCCCTGAAGACCTCGTCCTTCTCACTGGAGCACCTTCCCCGCCAGCTGGtccagctgctggagagaaaccCCTGGCTGCTTCCCCAGAGCCTGGTGCAGGCAGGAGCCAGGCAGCACCTCCCGACCCAGGGGCCAGCAGTCCTGGCCCGGACAGGGGCAGCTGGCTGGGCCGACTCTTCGGAgccagcagcccctctgccaggagctcccctcccagccccgaCGCCATCTCAGTGAGATCCAG gagACCCTCCAGCTGGCTGGCACCCAGCTCCCGTGTCCTGGCTGTGGTGGTGAAGGGGCTGGCGGCCGAGAAGAACCGTGCCCCAGAACAGCCCGAGAGGAAGGTGTCCAACTCGCCGCAGACCCACAG AGCGGTTCGGGCGCTGTGTGACCACACTGGTGCTGCTGACGGTCACCTGAGCTTCCAAAAAGGGGacattctgcagctgctctccaCCGTGGATGAAGACTGGATCCGCTGCTGCCATGGAAACAGCACTGGCCTAGTTCCTGTGGGCTACACGTCTCTGATtttgtga